In a genomic window of Larus michahellis chromosome 3, bLarMic1.1, whole genome shotgun sequence:
- the LOC141740047 gene encoding uncharacterized protein LOC141740047 — MGLRLGRLLAQGGLRPPSAAASGWNGPGPSLRPRLRAGGGRGLALPHGPPDYNSRRASRPGAPHCRHQPPTGRPPPSPWRRLSPPPPPQLRALQASSHPRRGSTPGAEVVPGPPASSGRFAFHPVPNRNRVMELFAWAQAPPVPPANSRVLRGNITVTITARDPVHSACPQDRDAMEPLYLHDTELLTENKAIQRILCPMAAQLCHLILALEWEDGICQAFPNLGENAEILAKATEELASVATRLAEESSDEVFKEETHPAAESLVQAGRCILLAAHKLQVQPDKPGHREELAASAKRVFTETAKILQIEDAAGARRIIQAASWLLECLAVLRDAGDMPGLLSAFQAFSEALLLLSHLTAKRLKELGDCFQQKSAAQTLQLLQKCIPLLHAAKHSDLKRSRDQQVNLSKDYVFQLTERTIKELIDNTGSKKPWDRNGTFSQHVSRLLALLSCTDSVQLPNSEFSAHVEAVVFYCMLLADSSRSDLKLDLVEHCWVLLQLRKSICSHVRQQEGGPGQSWGESSLEKECHTMREEVETLNQAVLTATLCQILDTFFEGKEPLRQLVEDALSLAGTGCFPAGQGEFFKKLQPLTATFFTHAQQMFRVADFVLAGCTKTQTAREIGEWVEYLKRLLASLPPLLTEMSRNTAQMRAAEQLQSFQHMWAGTTESLLRCFEETVSMREFLKLSIQEMAKHRERCEKALESQDPKRLSWHATRLISWARWVVEATTRYVDRATDPIFRNGLLVWVEQLANSILELKAFTALCPERLSCLQTRDVFSKAASFLMATAHHVRDGLDGSNHPHILSSLRQQVRSTDVAKAFELSPSCAGLKTITDEAASQEDILSHPSPRAGNLHPGVAPRKGDLHPVIMALLAATRAHDMAAINAACSALLELSNGCIDAAKEALPIAESPQMEMLGQYQKIVLLTSCVISLARETASRQLRCPGRLLQMALTLSERICETKECLAAVAGSWYSLSQQVFSFVLSDDFLSGKQALDETVMSLTGTVQLAGDIASMACSKGNPISLSVWESFLQVQAKFSCAQMNTKVLLEKAASLEGSCRVGKAILELRCVQWAISVHILLGAVDQFIGRDVLFLRELRSAVKNKLCSQSLLAAVSENSLRLQEAARLSYLSCPEDCGRSEILALREEIKVLVEALLDASNTLLVSPLSTASLYIRFELLQRDLALRAKALLLHLEKVNTEHLQVIRDVVGPALSPLSQEDRERRKEAFEEKASQLIASVQGVKTTLQDVLEASAQLQSQANLLSIADHLLVLTSDAVGSARQLLESHHVKGNLHLDSIVWYWSAKAHYLVTQLQAVQGINEHNLQLMRRHLQNARDQRSPRQHKSTAKLFPAQELDGLSHAKSAETCPSRSRRGSGAAREAHEMHQNSPPRIALASSPAKHETENSDTGQGDPSKMSQVTKDMATRMLHMTQFLRKKGPITSKDQLVACARQMASDGQVFVKFGRIVAKHCLDKRCSTELLCAAEQTHTISSQLSIVAR, encoded by the exons ATGGGCCTTAGATTAGGCAGATTACTGGCCCAGGGCGGCCTCCGCCCGCCCTCAGCCGCGGCCTCAGGCTGGAACGGCCCGGGACCGAGCCTGAGGCCGCGGCTGAGGGCGGGCGGAGGCCGCGGGCTCGCACTCCCTCACGGCCCGccggactacaactcccggcgtgcCTCGCGGCCCGGCGCCCCGCACTGTCGTCACCAGCCTCCGACCGGCCGCCCTCCGCCGTCTCCATGGCGacgcctctcccccccccccccgccccagctcagGGCCCTGCAGGCCTCCAGCCACCCCCGCCGGGGGAGCACCCCCGGGGCTGAGGTGGTCCCCGGGCCCCCG GCCAGCAGCGGGCGCTTTGCCTTCCACCCTGTCCCCAACAGGAACCGAGTTATG GAGCTGTTTGCATGGGCGCAggcaccccctgtcccccccgccaACAGCCGGGTGCTACGAGGTAACATCACCGTCACCATCACAGCCCGCGACCCCGTCCACAGCGCTTGTCCGCAGGACCGG GACGCAATGGAGCCTTTGTATCTCCATGACACTGAGCTCttaacagaaaacaaagccaTTCAAAGGATCCTCTGCCCCATGGCTGCGCAGCTCTGCCATCTAATCCTCGCCCTGGAATGGGAAGATGGGATCTGTCAGGCCTTTCCCAATTTAGGGGAGAATGCAGAAATATTAGCCAAAGCCACAGAAGAACTCGCTTCTGTTGCAACAAG GTTGGCTGAGGAATCCAGCGATGAGGTGTTCAAGGAGGAGACACACCCTGCAGCTGAGTCCCTTGTCCAGGCAGGGAGGTGCATTCTGCTAGCAGCCCACAAGCTCCAGGTACAGCCGGACAAACCTGGCCACAGAGAGGAGCTGGCTGCATCGGCAAAGAGAGTCTTCACAGAGACAGCAAAG aTCCTTCAGATTGAagatgctgctggggcaaggaggaTAATTCAGGCTGCCAGCTGGCTTTTGGAGTGCCTGGCTGTGCTGCGGGATGCAGGGGACATGCCAGGACTGCTGTCTGCTTTCCAGGCCTTTTCGGAGGCCTTGCTTCTGCTGAGCCATCTGACAGCAAAGCGCCTCAAGGAACTTGGAGATTGTTTTCAACAGAAGAGCGCGGCCCAAACTTTGCAGCTCCTTCAGAAGTGCATTCCCTTGCTCCATGCAGCCAAGCACAGCGATCTTAAACGCTCCCGGGACCAGCAAGTCAACCTCTCCAAAGACTATGTTTTCCAGCTGACAGAGAGGACCATCAAAGAGCTCATTGACAATACAGGCAGCAAGAAGCCGTGGGACAGAAATGGGACCTTCTCCCAGCATGTGAGCAGGCTGCTGGCTCTCCTCTCTTGCACAGACTCAGTGCAACTCCCCAACAGTGAGTTCAGTGCTCACGTGGAAGCAGTTGTTTTCTACTGCATGCTTCTAGCAGACTCGTCCAGGTCAGATCTGAAGCTGGACCTGGTAGAACATTGCTGGGTTCTGTTACAGCTGAGGAAGAGCATCTGCAGCCATGtaaggcagcaggagggagggccAGGGCAAAGCTGGGGAGAaagcagcctggagaaggaaTGTCACACCATGAGAGAGGAGGTAGAGACTCTCAACCAGGCAGTGCTCACGGCTACTCTGTGCCAAATCCTTGATACCTTCTTTGAGGGTAAGGAACCCCTGAGGCAGTTAGTTGAAGATGCCCTTAGCCTTGCCGGTACAGGGTGTTTTCCAGCAGGACAAGGAGAATTTTTCAAGAAACTTCAGCCCCTCACTGCCACCTTCTTCACACACGCCCAGCAGATGTTTAGAGTGGCAGACTTTGTTCTGGCCGGGTGCACCAAAACCCAAACTGCTAGAGAAATTGGAGAGTGGGTAGAGTACTTGAAGAGACTCCTTGCCAGTCTCCCTCCACTGCTGACAGAAATGAGCAGAAACACAGCCCAGATGAGAGCTGCTGAGCAACTGCAGTCCTTCCAGCACATGTGGGCTGGAACAACAGAAAGCCTCTTGCGGTGTTTTGAGGAGACAGTCAGCATGCGTGAATTCCTTAAGCTGTCGATCCAGGAAATGGCCAAACACAGGGAACGGTGTGAAAAAGCCCTGGAAAGTCAGGACCCCAAGAGGCTCTCTTGGCATGCAACTCGCCTCATCAGTTGGGCTCGGTGGGTGGTTGAAGCTACCACCAGGTATGTGGACAGAGCCACAGACCCCATTTTCAGGAACGGCTTGCTGGTTTGGGTTGAGCAACTGGCCAACTCCATCCTTGAGCTGAAAGCGTTCACAGCACTTTGCCCAGAGAGACTCTCCTGCCTCCAAACTAGAGATGTCTTTTCAAAGGCAGCAAGCTTCCTGATGGCTACTGCTCACCATGTCCGAGACGGGCTGGACGGGTCCAACCACCCGCATATCCTCAGCTCTCTCCGACAACAAGTGCGAAGCACTGATGTTGCAAAGGCGTTTGAACTCAGCCCATCATGTGCTGGGCTAAAAACCATTACGGATGAGGCTGCATCGCAAGAAGACATCTTAAGTCATCCATCTCCACGAGCAGGAAACTTACACCCAGGTGTCGCTCCAAGGAAAGGAGATCTACACCCTGTCATTATGGCTCTGCTAGCAGCAACAAGAGCCCACGATATGGCAGCCATCAACGCTGCTTGCTCCGCCTTGCTTGAACTCTCTAACGGCTGTATCGATGCGGCAAAGGAAGCGCTGCCCATTGCCGAGTCTCCCCAGATGGAGATGCTGGGACAGTACCAGAAGATTGTGTTACTGACATCATGTGTTATTAGCCTGGCCAGGGAAACAGCCTCGAGGCAGCTTCGTTGTCCAGGCAGGCTTCTCCAAATGGCACTCACACTCTCCGAAAGGATCTGTGAGACGAAAGAGTGCCTGGCAGCTGTGGCAGGCTCTTGGTATAGTCTGTCTCAGCAAGTATTTAGCTTTGTCTTGTCTGATGACTTCCTGAGCGGCAAACAGGCTTTGGACGAGACCGTGATGAGTTTAACAGGAACGGTTCAGTTAGCAGGAGACATTGCAAGCATGGCCTGTAGTAAGGGAAATCCCATTTCCCTCAGTGTCTGGGAGAGCTTTCTGCAGGTCCAAGCGAAGTTTTCATGTGCTCAGATGAACACCAAAGTGTTACTTGAGAAAGCAGCATCTTTGGAAGGCTCCTGCAGGGTGGGAAAGGCCATCCTGGAGCTGCGCTGTGTCCAGTGGGCCATCAGCGTGCACATCCTGCTGGGTGCTGTGGATCAGTTCATAGGCAGGGACGTCCTGTTCCTGAGGGAGCTGAGGAGCGCCGTGAAGAACAAGCTTTGCTCACAGAGCCTCTTGGCTGCTGTGTCTGAGAACTCCCTGAGGCTGCAGGAGGCTGCCCGGCTTTCTTATTTGTCCTGCCCTGAAGACTGTGGTCGCAGTGAAATCCTAGCACTCAGGGAGGAGATAAAGGTGCTAGTGGAAGCACTGCTGGATGCCTCCAATACCCTCTTGGTCTCCCCACTGTCTACTGCCAGCTTGTACATTCGCTTTGAGcttctacagagagacttggccCTCAGGGCCAAGGCATTATTACTCCACCTGGAGAAGGTCAATACCGAACACCTGCAGGTCATCCGTGATGTTGTTGGaccagccctgtcccccctctctcaagaggacagggagaggagaaaagaggcCTTTGAAGAGAAGGCAAGTCAGCTAATAGCCAGTGTTCAGGGGGTCAAAACCACGCTCCAAGACGTTCTAGAGGCCAGTGCCCAACTGCAATCGCAGGCAAACCTGCTCTCCATCGCAGACCACCTCCTGGTTCTCACGTCTGATGCAGTGGGCAGTGCCAGACAGCTCTTGGAGAGCCACCACGTCAAAGGAAATCTCCACCTAGACAGTATTGTCTGGTACTGGTCAGCAAAGGCGCACTATCTCGTCACGCAGCTGCAGGCTGTCCAAGGCATCAATGAACACAACCTGCAGCTCATGAGACGACACCTGCAGAACGCGCGGGACCAGCGCTCTCCAAGACAACACAAAAGCACAGCCAAGCTCTTCCCAGCCCAAGAGCTTGATGGTCTGAGCCACGCCAAGTCAGCAGAAACTTGCCCAAGCAGGAGCAGGCGAGGAAGTGGAGCTGCCAGGGAGGCACATGAAATG CACCAGAACAGTCCTCCCAGAATCGCCCTTGCCAGCAGCCCTGCGAAGCATGAGACAGAAAACAGTGACACAGGGCAGGGTGACCCCAGCAAGATGTCCCAGGTCACCAAGGACATGGCAACAAGGATGCTTCACATGACTCAGTTCCTGAGGAAGAAGGGCCCCATCACG aGCAAGGACCAGCTTGTCGCCTGTGCAAGGCAAATGGCTTCCGATGGGCAGGTGTTTGTTAAATTTGGACGCATCGTTGCGAAGCACTGCCTCGATAAGAGAtgctccacagagctgctgtgtgctgcagagcagaccCACACCATCAGCAGCCAGCTCAGCATTGTGGCCAGGTGA